Proteins encoded by one window of Thermobaculum terrenum ATCC BAA-798:
- a CDS encoding YbhB/YbcL family Raf kinase inhibitor-like protein yields the protein MYDFTIIKSTKLSVYIRRIADILVILGVLLVLSCMPGAAREDTFPQSNLEKIEITSPDFIQENSKLVIPTKFTCDGEDISPTLKWKGVPPKAQSLVLIMDDPDAPGHISPWSHWVMFNIPATQIGLPQALPRTIRLPNGAVQGVNDFKEHGYRGPCPPNGTHRYYFHLYALDIRLNLTPNATRDAVLKAMKGHVIAYGELVANYSR from the coding sequence ATGTATGACTTCACAATCATAAAGTCTACAAAGCTATCAGTGTACATTAGGCGCATAGCTGATATCCTAGTAATACTTGGGGTCCTGCTGGTTCTAAGTTGCATGCCGGGGGCTGCTCGAGAGGACACCTTCCCTCAAAGTAATCTAGAGAAGATAGAAATCACCAGTCCGGATTTTATTCAGGAGAATTCAAAGTTAGTGATACCAACAAAGTTCACCTGCGATGGAGAGGATATATCTCCCACCTTGAAGTGGAAAGGGGTACCTCCCAAAGCTCAGAGCTTAGTGTTGATCATGGATGATCCCGATGCTCCTGGTCATATATCTCCATGGTCGCATTGGGTCATGTTCAATATTCCTGCGACTCAAATTGGCTTGCCACAAGCTTTACCTAGAACTATTAGGCTGCCTAATGGAGCCGTACAGGGAGTAAATGACTTCAAAGAGCATGGGTACCGCGGCCCTTGTCCTCCTAATGGCACTCACAGGTACTACTTTCATCTATATGCCTTAGATATCAGGCTGAATCTCACCCCTAATGCGACAAGAGATGCGGTACTGAAAGCAATGAAAGGACATGTAATTGCTTATGGAGAGCTGGTAGCGAATTATAGCAGGTAG
- a CDS encoding NAD(P)/FAD-dependent oxidoreductase yields MTDKRYVIVGNGIAGTTCAETLRKLDPNCKITIVAAEPYPLYNRVALPRFLKGIVREEKVFMRTFEQHREKGIDLLTCTVAQHLDTNEQLLYLDNGQILPYDALLIATGGRPNKLPCEGGDLPFVFNFQTMDDTKNIIREATEGKSGVVVGGSFISYELAEGFAMRGLKTTWVMRGPRFLRRTLDEEGGAIVHELAREHGVEIIYQDEVEKIVSDDGVRGRVITKKGREIDVDIVGVGVGLTLNTDFLQGSPIRINRGVVVDEYLRTNINNVYAAGDIAEFYDVIIQSYNIMGTWDNALSQGRVAAINMAGGNEIYKEVPTYTSPLFNSNIAVIGATPEINPNLEYVVRADIDSKEYKKLFFIEDRLVGAITIGSPRGRKRMISMILAGEKIEGPRESLLDLK; encoded by the coding sequence ATGACTGATAAAAGGTACGTAATAGTAGGAAATGGCATAGCTGGGACGACCTGCGCTGAGACCCTGCGCAAACTTGACCCTAATTGCAAGATTACTATAGTTGCCGCTGAACCATACCCTCTATATAACAGAGTAGCTCTTCCACGGTTTCTGAAGGGGATAGTTAGAGAAGAAAAGGTATTCATGCGTACCTTCGAGCAACACAGGGAGAAGGGCATAGACCTGCTCACATGCACCGTTGCCCAACACTTGGATACTAATGAGCAGTTACTGTACCTGGATAACGGGCAGATACTTCCTTACGATGCCCTTCTTATAGCTACGGGTGGTAGGCCTAACAAACTACCTTGTGAAGGTGGAGATCTCCCCTTTGTATTTAACTTTCAAACCATGGATGATACTAAGAATATCATCAGGGAGGCTACTGAAGGAAAGTCTGGGGTTGTAGTAGGGGGGTCATTCATATCCTATGAGCTTGCTGAAGGTTTTGCAATGCGAGGGCTTAAGACTACTTGGGTTATGAGGGGCCCTAGGTTTCTTCGCAGAACCTTGGATGAAGAGGGTGGCGCTATAGTGCATGAGCTTGCCAGGGAGCATGGAGTAGAAATTATCTACCAAGATGAGGTTGAAAAGATAGTCTCGGATGATGGCGTTAGAGGTCGGGTCATCACCAAGAAAGGGCGTGAAATCGATGTAGACATTGTTGGGGTAGGTGTAGGGCTTACTTTGAACACTGATTTTCTGCAGGGAAGTCCTATAAGGATAAATAGAGGGGTTGTGGTAGATGAGTACCTTCGGACCAATATAAATAACGTATATGCTGCTGGTGATATAGCTGAATTCTACGATGTTATCATCCAGAGCTACAACATCATGGGAACTTGGGATAACGCCCTCTCTCAGGGTAGGGTAGCTGCAATCAATATGGCCGGAGGTAATGAGATCTATAAGGAAGTTCCTACCTACACCAGCCCGCTGTTCAATTCTAATATTGCAGTTATAGGGGCAACTCCTGAGATAAATCCAAATCTGGAGTATGTAGTAAGGGCTGACATAGATTCTAAAGAATACAAAAAGCTATTCTTTATCGAGGACAGGCTAGTAGGTGCTATCACAATTGGGAGTCCGCGGGGAAGAAAGAGAATGATTAGCATGATTCTCGCCGGAGAGAAAATAGAGGGACCCCGAGAGAGCCTGCTTGATCTTAAGTAA
- a CDS encoding glycosidase, with translation MTVTEKPLFCIERLGVIMEPDPNNPDEAWGVLNPAAARSRNGELYIFPRVVAEKNYSRIGIAKVIFDDQGDPKAVERLGYVLEPTASYEKNPRTAGCEDPRITFVTYLDKYVMTYTAYGPLGPRIALAVSDDLFEWRRLGLAKFAPARGVEFDFYTNKDALIFPELIKDPDGNDSIALIHRPTYDVAPWGAPPYQVLPEGVEDSRPSIWISYCPVDKIGSDLRGLTHFSNHRLLAVPQESWEALKIGGGTPPILTKHGWLTLFHGVSGEIIEGVDLQPNVYYAAGALVLDRDDPTKVIYRSKMPILEPTTEDERQGIVNNVVFPTAVDQRIDLGQPDRIDVYYGMADARIGVGKLYVPQKLELEKDKAVAACV, from the coding sequence GTGACCGTGACAGAAAAGCCTCTCTTCTGCATAGAACGCCTCGGAGTAATAATGGAACCCGATCCTAACAACCCCGATGAAGCTTGGGGAGTTCTTAATCCCGCAGCAGCTAGGAGTCGGAATGGAGAGCTATATATCTTCCCAAGAGTAGTGGCAGAGAAAAATTACTCTAGGATAGGTATAGCTAAGGTTATATTTGACGATCAGGGAGATCCTAAGGCTGTCGAACGTCTGGGTTATGTACTTGAGCCTACCGCCTCTTATGAGAAGAACCCTAGAACGGCAGGATGCGAAGATCCCAGGATTACCTTCGTAACCTACCTGGACAAATATGTGATGACCTATACCGCATATGGCCCATTGGGACCAAGAATAGCTTTAGCTGTGTCCGATGACCTCTTCGAATGGAGGCGGCTTGGACTTGCCAAGTTTGCACCAGCTAGAGGTGTAGAGTTTGACTTCTATACCAATAAGGATGCCCTAATATTTCCAGAGCTCATTAAGGACCCTGATGGAAATGATTCTATAGCTCTCATTCATAGGCCAACTTACGATGTTGCACCCTGGGGAGCACCGCCCTATCAAGTGCTCCCAGAAGGTGTAGAAGACTCTAGGCCAAGCATATGGATCTCCTACTGCCCGGTGGACAAGATTGGTTCTGATCTTAGGGGGCTAACGCACTTCTCTAACCACAGATTGCTCGCTGTTCCACAAGAATCCTGGGAAGCACTAAAAATAGGTGGGGGGACTCCTCCTATACTGACCAAACATGGCTGGCTGACCCTTTTCCATGGAGTTAGTGGCGAGATCATAGAAGGTGTAGACCTACAACCAAATGTCTACTACGCAGCGGGAGCTTTGGTGCTAGATAGAGACGACCCCACTAAAGTTATCTATCGCTCCAAGATGCCCATCCTCGAACCTACAACGGAGGATGAGAGGCAGGGGATTGTAAACAACGTCGTATTCCCAACGGCCGTAGATCAGAGGATAGATCTCGGGCAGCCAGATCGTATTGATGTGTACTATGGTATGGCCGATGCACGCATTGGCGTGGGCAAGCTGTACGTCCCACAAAAACTGGAATTAGAAAAAGATAAGGCAGTAGCCGCATGTGTATAA
- the fdh gene encoding formate dehydrogenase has translation MDFLQKISERVGISPNAVSNPSRRLYPRIRDAQVTVSVCPYCAVGCSQLVYHKDGKVIDIEGNYASPINGGTLCPKGAATSGLINSPMRIRNVKYRAPFSDKWEEKSLDWALDRIAQLVKETRDRTFEEYDPSGRRVMRTLGIGHLGGATLDNEENYLIKKLFTAGLGIVAVENQARIUHSSTVPGLGARLGRGGATTFQQSLADSDCIVIMGSNMAENHPVGFRFVMMAKEKGAKLIHIDPRFTRTSALCDIHVPLRAGSDIAFLGGLINYVLNHDRWNSDDFFQTYVRHYTNATAIIDENFRDTEDLGGLFSGYDPDSRSYDTSSWKYSGEGLHSSPVDHESHTGEAHVTGSKDTVSDNSEFDLTMQHPRSVMQILRKHFARYTPDMVAEICGIPKELFIKVAETIIENSGRDKTTAFCYAVAWTQHTTGSQMIGCCAILQLLLGNIGRPGGGILALRGHATIQGSTDIPTLYNLLPGYLPMPSSETDEDQTLSGYIAHYQTQTGWWYNLPKYIISLLKAYYGDNATAQNDYAYDLLPQIGGDYSFEAMIPLMRDGVMRGLFCFGQNPAVGGQNARLARRALASLDWLVVRDVHEIETASFWYASPEVKRGEIRPEEIPTEVFLLPAALPPEKDGSFTNTQRLVQWHDKAVDPPDDARSETWFLYHLGRRLKELYAGDDSLKGRQILALTWNYSTEGHLQEPKAEDILYEINGYRVEDRKLLESFEDIKDDGSTACGCWIYCGITPDYGVNRARNRDADDKASLGWGFSWPANRRILYNRASADPQGKPWSERKKWVWWDESQKKWVGYDIPDFPVNKDPSYTPPKDAKGVDAHSGDSPFIMMSDGKGWLFTPKGMKDGPLPTHYEPKESPYPNLLYPDHPVNPCAILFERPDNPYHAIEDPAFPHILTTYRLTEHHTAGGMTRWVPWLAELQPEGFVEISPELAREIGVVTGDWVVLSTARGEIESRVLVTARLQPIVRDGRRIHQIGMPWHFGYGGLARGASANDLSALIEDPNSRIHEAKSFTCNIRKGRLDRR, from the coding sequence ATGGACTTTCTACAGAAGATATCTGAGAGGGTAGGTATTTCTCCTAATGCTGTAAGTAACCCAAGTAGGCGCTTATATCCAAGAATCAGAGACGCGCAAGTTACAGTGAGTGTTTGTCCCTATTGTGCCGTGGGTTGTTCACAGCTCGTTTACCATAAAGACGGTAAAGTAATTGATATAGAGGGCAACTATGCAAGCCCCATTAATGGTGGGACCCTGTGCCCTAAAGGAGCAGCCACTTCTGGGCTTATCAATAGCCCTATGAGGATTAGAAATGTCAAGTACAGAGCTCCTTTTTCTGACAAGTGGGAGGAGAAATCCCTCGACTGGGCGCTGGATAGGATAGCCCAGCTAGTGAAAGAGACTAGGGACCGTACTTTTGAAGAGTATGACCCCTCTGGTAGGAGAGTAATGCGTACCCTGGGTATAGGACATCTTGGAGGGGCTACGCTTGACAATGAAGAGAATTATCTTATCAAAAAGCTGTTCACAGCTGGTCTGGGTATTGTAGCGGTAGAGAATCAAGCACGTATATGACACTCTAGTACGGTGCCCGGTCTGGGCGCTCGACTAGGTAGAGGCGGTGCGACTACCTTTCAGCAGAGCTTGGCGGACTCTGACTGCATAGTCATTATGGGGTCCAACATGGCCGAGAATCACCCAGTAGGCTTCAGATTTGTCATGATGGCCAAAGAAAAGGGTGCAAAGCTCATACATATAGACCCTAGATTTACTCGAACCTCTGCCCTGTGTGATATTCATGTGCCTCTTCGAGCCGGAAGCGATATAGCATTCCTCGGAGGGCTTATCAACTACGTGCTGAATCATGATAGGTGGAATTCAGATGATTTCTTCCAGACCTATGTGCGTCACTATACTAATGCCACGGCAATAATAGATGAGAACTTCAGAGATACAGAAGATCTGGGAGGGTTATTCTCTGGTTATGATCCTGATTCAAGATCTTATGATACTTCTTCCTGGAAGTATAGTGGAGAAGGGTTACACTCCTCCCCTGTAGATCATGAGAGCCATACGGGCGAGGCACATGTAACTGGCTCAAAGGACACCGTTTCAGATAACTCTGAGTTTGACCTGACTATGCAGCACCCTCGGAGTGTGATGCAGATTCTGCGTAAGCATTTCGCGCGTTATACACCTGATATGGTTGCTGAGATATGTGGGATACCCAAGGAGTTGTTTATCAAAGTGGCTGAGACCATAATCGAGAACAGTGGTAGAGACAAGACCACCGCTTTCTGTTATGCAGTGGCTTGGACTCAACATACTACTGGTTCTCAGATGATAGGCTGCTGCGCTATCTTGCAATTATTACTGGGGAACATTGGTAGACCTGGAGGAGGTATCTTAGCCCTAAGAGGGCATGCAACGATTCAGGGTTCTACCGACATTCCTACCCTCTACAACTTGTTGCCAGGGTACCTGCCGATGCCTTCTTCGGAAACTGATGAGGATCAAACTTTATCTGGGTATATAGCCCACTATCAGACTCAGACCGGTTGGTGGTATAACCTTCCAAAGTACATTATCAGCCTGCTGAAAGCCTATTACGGTGATAATGCCACTGCTCAGAACGATTATGCTTATGACCTTCTGCCTCAGATAGGTGGGGATTACTCCTTTGAGGCAATGATTCCTCTCATGCGTGATGGTGTAATGAGGGGGCTATTCTGCTTTGGTCAGAACCCTGCCGTTGGGGGGCAGAATGCTCGCCTTGCACGTAGAGCTCTGGCTTCTCTTGATTGGCTAGTGGTCAGGGATGTTCACGAGATAGAGACGGCATCTTTCTGGTATGCCTCACCTGAGGTTAAGAGAGGTGAGATCAGACCCGAAGAGATCCCAACAGAAGTATTTCTATTGCCTGCCGCTTTACCGCCTGAGAAAGATGGGTCGTTTACTAATACCCAACGTTTGGTGCAGTGGCACGATAAGGCTGTAGATCCTCCGGATGATGCAAGATCGGAGACTTGGTTCCTCTATCATCTAGGCAGGAGACTAAAGGAGCTCTATGCAGGTGATGATTCTCTAAAGGGAAGGCAAATCTTGGCTCTTACATGGAATTATAGTACCGAGGGACATTTGCAGGAGCCAAAGGCTGAGGATATCTTGTACGAGATCAACGGCTATCGAGTCGAAGATAGAAAACTTCTTGAGAGCTTCGAGGATATAAAGGATGATGGTTCTACTGCGTGTGGTTGCTGGATATACTGCGGGATAACTCCCGATTATGGTGTAAACAGGGCTAGAAATCGTGATGCTGATGATAAGGCTTCACTCGGTTGGGGATTTTCATGGCCTGCCAATAGACGTATTCTCTATAATCGCGCTTCTGCTGATCCCCAGGGCAAGCCTTGGAGCGAGAGAAAGAAATGGGTATGGTGGGATGAATCACAGAAGAAGTGGGTTGGCTATGATATCCCCGATTTCCCCGTGAACAAGGATCCGTCTTACACCCCTCCAAAGGATGCCAAGGGCGTTGATGCTCACTCGGGGGATTCTCCCTTCATAATGATGTCTGATGGCAAGGGCTGGTTGTTCACACCAAAAGGAATGAAGGATGGTCCTTTGCCCACTCACTATGAGCCAAAAGAGTCCCCCTATCCTAACTTGTTGTATCCTGATCACCCGGTCAATCCTTGTGCTATTCTCTTCGAAAGGCCAGATAATCCTTATCATGCTATAGAGGATCCCGCATTCCCACATATATTGACGACCTATAGGCTAACCGAGCATCATACAGCTGGGGGTATGACCAGGTGGGTGCCTTGGTTGGCGGAGCTGCAACCTGAAGGATTTGTGGAAATTAGCCCAGAGTTGGCACGAGAGATAGGTGTAGTTACAGGAGACTGGGTTGTGTTATCTACCGCCAGGGGAGAGATAGAATCCAGGGTCCTGGTTACGGCTAGGTTGCAGCCTATAGTTAGGGACGGTAGAAGAATACATCAAATAGGTATGCCATGGCACTTCGGATACGGTGGGCTTGCGAGAGGGGCATCTGCTAACGATCTTAGTGCACTTATCGAGGATCCTAACTCGCGTATCCATGAGGCAAAGAGCTTTACCTGTAATATTCGCAAGGGCAGATTAGACAGGAGATAG
- a CDS encoding 4Fe-4S dicluster domain-containing protein — MSIGSLQSPVGFLTDTTLCIGCKACEVACKQWNQLPMDGLTWTGNSYDNTGDLGAYTWRHVEFIERFQEDIPRASDMPPFQSHWLMMSDVCKHCAVAGCLEACPTGAIIRTEFGTVYIQPDICNGCGYCVPACPFGVPDIGAYDGISHKCTLCYDRLKDGLEPACAKACPTDSIQFGSYIELKERARRRVEHLHLLGVTSAYIYGDENFGGTNGIQGLYAMFILTDEPEVYNLPRRPELPQRKVLRGYLSGLLFSILMMVLTALSLKRRD; from the coding sequence ATGTCTATTGGCAGCTTACAGTCGCCTGTTGGCTTTCTTACAGATACCACTCTATGTATAGGCTGTAAGGCTTGTGAAGTTGCCTGCAAGCAATGGAACCAGCTACCAATGGATGGGCTCACCTGGACTGGGAATAGTTATGATAATACTGGGGATTTGGGAGCCTATACGTGGAGACATGTTGAGTTTATAGAGAGGTTTCAGGAAGATATCCCCAGGGCTTCCGACATGCCTCCTTTTCAAAGCCACTGGCTTATGATGAGCGATGTTTGTAAGCACTGCGCTGTAGCAGGCTGCCTGGAGGCATGCCCCACAGGTGCTATTATCCGCACAGAGTTTGGTACCGTTTACATTCAGCCCGATATATGTAATGGATGCGGGTATTGCGTGCCTGCTTGCCCGTTCGGAGTGCCTGATATCGGCGCGTATGATGGCATATCTCACAAATGCACTCTATGTTATGACAGACTCAAGGATGGCCTTGAGCCAGCTTGTGCTAAGGCTTGTCCTACCGATTCTATTCAGTTTGGCTCTTACATTGAGCTGAAGGAAAGGGCCAGGAGACGGGTAGAGCATCTCCATTTGCTAGGTGTGACTAGCGCCTACATATACGGTGACGAGAACTTCGGTGGTACGAACGGCATACAAGGACTATATGCCATGTTCATTCTTACCGATGAGCCTGAGGTGTATAACCTGCCAAGGAGACCGGAACTTCCTCAGAGAAAAGTTCTGAGGGGTTATTTGTCTGGTTTACTGTTCTCAATCTTGATGATGGTGCTGACTGCTTTGTCCTTGAAGAGACGAGATTGA
- the nrfD gene encoding NrfD/PsrC family molybdoenzyme membrane anchor subunit produces MTEIRARRESEDKNRIQDITYYDRPVIHKPHWGWLIITYFFLGGLSGACYLIGLIADLVRFDVTGRLGKVCRYISLSSLIPCPVLLILDLKRPERFHHMLRVLKLRSPMSVGTWVLSIFGLLSGAVTTADLLRNILPQGKVNKFLHALDPMLSLAKVMAGLPAMFMTFYTAVLLAATAVPVWTKRAATLPLVFVSSSFSSALAVTSLVTSITKMFAVNKALVSLQLWMGPIDFIVKLFFERTLARSLRFYLTDGRLKLVNLLGVRIIGEIFPLSLLLITRIRKANNPWLGRISSLMILLGALASRYVVVKAGEKSAVDPKAVFEITR; encoded by the coding sequence ATGACTGAGATACGAGCTAGAAGAGAGTCTGAAGATAAAAATCGAATCCAAGACATAACTTATTATGACAGACCTGTGATACACAAGCCCCATTGGGGATGGCTTATTATCACATACTTCTTCCTAGGTGGACTCTCTGGCGCTTGCTACCTGATTGGTTTGATTGCTGACCTTGTAAGGTTTGATGTCACCGGACGTCTTGGCAAGGTTTGCAGGTATATATCTTTATCCTCACTTATACCTTGTCCTGTGCTTCTCATACTTGATCTGAAGAGACCCGAGAGGTTTCATCATATGCTAAGGGTACTTAAGCTACGTTCTCCCATGTCGGTTGGCACGTGGGTACTATCTATATTTGGCCTGCTATCTGGTGCTGTGACTACAGCTGATCTGTTACGTAACATACTTCCTCAGGGTAAGGTCAATAAATTCCTTCATGCGTTAGATCCTATGCTATCTCTCGCCAAGGTAATGGCAGGTTTGCCTGCTATGTTTATGACGTTCTACACTGCAGTGCTTCTCGCTGCCACTGCTGTACCAGTGTGGACGAAGAGAGCTGCAACCTTGCCTTTGGTGTTCGTGTCTTCTTCTTTTTCCTCAGCTTTGGCAGTTACTTCCCTGGTTACTTCCATTACAAAGATGTTTGCAGTTAATAAAGCGTTGGTATCGCTTCAGCTGTGGATGGGCCCTATTGACTTTATAGTCAAGTTATTCTTCGAGCGGACTCTTGCGCGTAGTCTTAGATTCTACCTAACGGATGGCAGGCTAAAGCTTGTAAACTTGCTAGGGGTTAGAATAATAGGTGAGATCTTCCCTCTCTCGCTGCTGTTGATAACACGTATCAGGAAAGCAAATAATCCTTGGCTAGGTAGAATATCATCCCTGATGATATTGCTAGGTGCGCTAGCATCTAGGTACGTCGTAGTTAAGGCTGGAGAGAAATCTGCTGTTGATCCTAAGGCCGTCTTCGAGATCACTAGGTGA
- a CDS encoding TrmH family RNA methyltransferase — translation MIPVKSRDNTKIKILRKLRSRKFREQSGLCYVEGIRQVYSAFEEGFHFEFLIVSSDLLRSEHAWKLVNDLISNGVQVIDVDQNIFKSISLRDNPQGIAGVVRQKWHSLESIDPREGLCLLALKAVQDPGNIGSILRTADAVGVRYVILLGDSVDPYDPNSVRAGAGATFTVKLIKTSFERLLDWKNIHQIPVIGAVGGAPLNYSRVNYPYPCILLMGSERQGLDLREQSSCDMLVSVPMVGKVDSLNLAVATSVILYEIFDQRSRL, via the coding sequence GTGATACCAGTAAAGAGCAGGGATAATACAAAGATAAAAATCCTAAGAAAGCTCAGATCCCGGAAGTTTAGGGAACAGTCAGGGCTGTGCTATGTAGAAGGCATAAGGCAAGTTTACTCCGCCTTCGAGGAAGGCTTCCATTTTGAGTTTCTTATAGTATCTAGCGACCTTCTTAGGAGTGAACATGCCTGGAAATTGGTGAATGATCTTATTAGTAATGGGGTCCAAGTAATAGATGTTGATCAGAATATTTTTAAGTCCATTAGCCTTAGGGACAATCCCCAAGGTATAGCTGGCGTCGTCCGGCAGAAGTGGCATTCACTAGAATCTATAGATCCCAGGGAAGGACTTTGTTTACTAGCACTGAAGGCCGTGCAGGATCCCGGTAATATTGGGTCCATACTACGCACTGCTGATGCTGTAGGTGTAAGATACGTAATACTCTTGGGAGACTCTGTTGATCCTTACGACCCTAATTCTGTGAGGGCTGGTGCGGGAGCTACATTCACTGTAAAGCTGATTAAGACTTCTTTTGAGCGTCTGCTTGATTGGAAGAATATTCATCAAATACCAGTCATAGGGGCAGTGGGAGGCGCACCCCTGAATTACAGTCGAGTAAATTACCCATATCCCTGCATACTTCTCATGGGTAGTGAAAGACAAGGATTGGACTTGAGAGAGCAGAGTTCATGTGACATGCTAGTGAGCGTACCAATGGTGGGTAAGGTTGACTCTCTGAATCTAGCTGTAGCTACTTCGGTCATCTTGTACGAGATATTTGATCAGAGGTCTAGGTTATAA
- a CDS encoding HAD-IB family phosphatase translates to MKIAVLCDFDGTITLQDMGIEILKEFSTADWERIEEKFDQGKVSILENMSEQFSHVPNPPHEVNEFVKRNAKIRPGWEEFIECCRGYNLHLAIVSGGLRSYIYSVLGKNLNIPVYSLVDDYVDGQWLLSLPSPFDRDGDVEFKEAVINYHRKQYDEIWFIGNGTSDRRAAEVADRVWALEPLLSYALSKGLKVHSFESFYDICTDFQKILGGQILKEDEIDKVSL, encoded by the coding sequence ATGAAAATTGCAGTTCTCTGCGATTTCGATGGCACCATAACGCTGCAAGATATGGGTATAGAGATACTGAAGGAGTTCTCCACAGCTGACTGGGAAAGAATAGAAGAGAAATTCGACCAGGGAAAGGTTTCTATATTAGAGAACATGAGCGAGCAGTTCTCACACGTACCCAATCCACCGCATGAGGTTAACGAGTTTGTCAAGAGAAATGCAAAGATTCGCCCAGGGTGGGAAGAATTTATCGAGTGCTGTCGGGGATATAACCTCCATCTGGCAATAGTTAGTGGCGGACTGCGAAGCTATATATATAGTGTACTAGGGAAGAATTTGAACATCCCTGTCTATTCACTAGTGGACGATTATGTGGATGGGCAATGGTTACTCTCTCTTCCTAGCCCATTCGACCGCGATGGCGATGTAGAGTTCAAAGAAGCTGTGATCAACTATCACCGCAAGCAGTACGATGAGATATGGTTCATCGGGAATGGTACATCCGATAGAAGAGCTGCAGAAGTGGCAGATAGAGTTTGGGCATTAGAGCCTTTACTAAGCTATGCACTCTCAAAAGGGCTAAAAGTACATTCGTTTGAAAGCTTTTATGATATCTGCACCGATTTTCAGAAGATATTAGGCGGACAAATACTGAAAGAAGACGAGATAGACAAAGTTAGCTTATAA